The following proteins are co-located in the Labrys monachus genome:
- a CDS encoding ANTAR domain-containing response regulator, translating to MKDAPLHILLIDDDSVRASVIDEGLREAGHSRITVITDMRQLLRQIVEADPDVIFIDLENPNRDVLEQMFQVSRSVPKPVVMFVDQSDKASTEAAIDAGVSAYVVDGLRKERVKPILDMAISRFNAFHRLREELHRTRQALEDRKIIDKAKGILMKSRGISEEEAYALLRRTAMNESRRVADVARSLITAVRLLS from the coding sequence ATGAAGGACGCGCCGCTGCATATCCTGTTGATCGACGACGATTCGGTCCGGGCGTCAGTGATCGACGAGGGGCTGCGCGAGGCCGGGCACAGCCGGATCACCGTCATCACCGACATGCGGCAATTGCTGCGCCAGATCGTCGAGGCCGATCCCGACGTCATCTTCATCGATCTTGAAAATCCCAACCGGGACGTGCTCGAGCAGATGTTCCAGGTCTCCCGCAGCGTGCCCAAGCCGGTGGTGATGTTCGTCGACCAGAGCGACAAGGCCTCAACCGAGGCGGCCATCGACGCGGGCGTTTCGGCCTATGTCGTCGACGGCCTGCGCAAGGAGCGCGTCAAGCCGATCCTCGACATGGCGATCAGCCGCTTCAACGCCTTCCACCGCCTGCGCGAGGAGCTCCACCGCACCCGGCAGGCGCTGGAGGACCGCAAGATCATCGACAAGGCCAAGGGCATCCTGATGAAGAGCCGCGGCATTTCCGAAGAGGAGGCCTATGCCTTGCTGCGCCGGACGGCGATGAACGAAAGCCGCCGCGTCGCCGACGTGGCGCGCAGCCTGATCACCGCCGTCCGGCTCTTGAGTTAG
- a CDS encoding sugar ABC transporter substrate-binding protein: MDEEKPDIARPTRRGLLGGMGLAGAAAVLGGTQLAQFTLGSTPAYAQAAKPLKVAVVAQQMSAQSDQRSWAGLQQWLKKTGLDKVWQINQTDAKGDPGQLVSQIEDAITAKSDAILVMYGTLTAAKAALDSLTSSKIPFFSLDSGWQSPAIADITSNNYAMSAQTVQFMIDTLLAKGKTSANICAVIANFHHGTRKRGKVMKTALTENEWISLKDEHVIQYSGFYETTQNTVSDWLTRYGSDLDVIWCPWDEPAMAAAEVIASRGLQDKIFVIGHDGHPTALDRMRKPDYPLLATTAQAFEVWGAYTGWLINEIVGKGGDVKKLVPVPTVEFPAPLLVKGVNIPDANTPTYNAQDLYYIYRDRALAGM; this comes from the coding sequence ATGGATGAAGAAAAACCCGACATCGCACGGCCGACCCGCCGCGGCCTTCTCGGCGGCATGGGCCTGGCCGGCGCCGCCGCGGTGCTCGGCGGCACGCAGCTCGCCCAGTTCACGCTCGGCAGCACCCCGGCCTATGCCCAGGCGGCCAAGCCCCTGAAGGTCGCCGTCGTCGCCCAGCAGATGTCGGCCCAGTCCGACCAGCGTTCCTGGGCGGGGCTCCAGCAATGGCTGAAGAAGACCGGCCTCGACAAGGTCTGGCAGATCAACCAGACCGATGCCAAGGGCGATCCCGGCCAGCTGGTCAGCCAGATCGAGGATGCGATCACCGCCAAGTCCGACGCCATCCTCGTGATGTACGGCACTTTGACGGCGGCCAAGGCGGCGCTCGACAGCCTGACGAGCTCGAAGATTCCGTTCTTCAGCCTCGATTCGGGCTGGCAGTCGCCCGCCATCGCCGACATCACCTCCAACAATTACGCGATGAGCGCGCAGACCGTGCAGTTCATGATCGACACGCTGCTCGCCAAGGGCAAGACGTCGGCCAATATCTGCGCCGTCATCGCGAACTTCCACCATGGCACCCGCAAGCGCGGCAAGGTGATGAAGACGGCGCTGACCGAGAACGAGTGGATCTCGCTCAAGGACGAGCACGTCATCCAGTATTCCGGCTTCTACGAGACCACGCAGAACACCGTCAGCGACTGGCTGACCCGCTACGGCTCCGATCTCGACGTGATCTGGTGCCCGTGGGACGAGCCGGCGATGGCGGCGGCCGAGGTCATCGCCTCGCGCGGCCTGCAGGACAAGATCTTCGTCATCGGCCATGACGGGCATCCAACCGCGCTCGACCGCATGCGCAAGCCGGACTATCCGCTGCTCGCCACCACCGCGCAGGCCTTCGAAGTGTGGGGCGCCTATACGGGCTGGCTGATCAACGAGATCGTCGGCAAGGGCGGCGACGTCAAGAAGCTGGTGCCGGTGCCGACCGTCGAGTTCCCCGCGCCGCTGCTGGTCAAGGGCGTCAACATCCCCGACGCCAACACGCCGACCTACAATGCGCAGGACCTCTATTACATCTATCGCGACCGCGCGCTCGCCGGGATGTAG
- a CDS encoding acetoin dehydrogenase dihydrolipoyllysine-residue acetyltransferase subunit: MASILALPRLGETMEEGRVAGWLKKPGDAFKRGETIVEIETDKTVVELPALSDGVLVEILAAEGAQINVGEPLCRYEGGTGEAEAAAPAPPAATPVSPVVAPAAPPVPPAAVAAAAGRSRATPLARRLARQNGIDIETVSGTGRRSRIQAHDVERLVAATGRPAPADDPRIRFCAVPAGRIAYRTWNEAGAGAPVLLLHGFGGDSQTWAVLAALLARQGRRVVAPDLPGHGATDFEEAGLDGLTDAVAAFLDALPLADAELVGHSLGGAVAMRLAARLGARLGRVTLIAPAGLGSAIDADFIDGMAHAATGGGLAHLLRRVALRPPVLSAAQLDAMAASLGGGRLHALAAALVRDGRQQVDIVADLAASQGKARLVWGLEDRIIPWIQATAAGSATPVHFISEAGHMPQWDQPQRLAALIA, encoded by the coding sequence ATGGCTTCGATCCTTGCATTGCCGCGCCTGGGCGAGACCATGGAGGAGGGAAGGGTCGCCGGCTGGCTCAAGAAGCCCGGCGACGCCTTCAAGCGCGGCGAGACCATCGTCGAGATCGAGACCGACAAGACGGTGGTGGAACTGCCGGCGCTGAGCGACGGCGTGCTCGTCGAGATCCTCGCCGCCGAGGGGGCGCAGATCAATGTCGGCGAGCCGCTGTGCCGCTATGAAGGCGGGACGGGCGAAGCCGAGGCCGCCGCTCCGGCGCCCCCCGCCGCCACTCCTGTCTCTCCCGTCGTCGCCCCCGCGGCGCCGCCCGTTCCCCCCGCGGCCGTTGCGGCCGCCGCCGGCCGGTCGCGCGCCACGCCGCTCGCCCGCCGTCTCGCCCGGCAGAACGGCATCGACATCGAGACCGTCAGCGGCACCGGGCGCCGCTCCCGGATCCAGGCGCATGACGTCGAGCGTCTCGTCGCCGCCACCGGCCGGCCCGCACCGGCCGACGATCCGAGGATCCGCTTCTGTGCCGTTCCGGCCGGGCGCATCGCCTACCGGACATGGAACGAGGCCGGCGCGGGCGCGCCGGTCCTCCTCCTGCACGGCTTCGGCGGCGACAGCCAGACCTGGGCCGTCCTCGCCGCCTTGCTCGCCCGGCAGGGGCGCAGGGTCGTCGCGCCCGACCTGCCGGGGCACGGCGCCACCGATTTCGAGGAAGCAGGGCTCGACGGCCTCACGGACGCCGTTGCGGCCTTCCTCGACGCGCTGCCGCTCGCCGATGCCGAACTGGTCGGCCATTCGCTCGGCGGCGCCGTCGCCATGCGCCTCGCCGCCCGGCTCGGCGCCCGCCTCGGCCGCGTCACCCTGATCGCGCCGGCCGGCCTCGGCAGCGCCATCGATGCCGACTTCATCGACGGCATGGCCCATGCCGCCACTGGGGGCGGCCTCGCCCACCTCCTGCGCCGCGTGGCGCTGCGCCCGCCCGTGCTGTCGGCTGCGCAGCTCGACGCGATGGCCGCCTCGCTCGGCGGCGGGCGCCTGCACGCCCTCGCGGCCGCCTTGGTGCGCGACGGGCGCCAGCAGGTCGACATCGTCGCCGATCTCGCGGCCAGCCAGGGCAAAGCCCGCCTGGTCTGGGGGCTGGAGGATCGCATCATTCCCTGGATCCAGGCCACCGCCGCCGGCAGCGCCACGCCCGTCCATTTCATTTCGGAAGCCGGTCACATGCCCCAATGGGACCAGCCGCAAAGGCTGGCGGCCCTCATCGCCTGA
- a CDS encoding CmpA/NrtA family ABC transporter substrate-binding protein, whose product MQADIERIGARDASEDGSTPLTLGFIPLVDAAPLIVAKEKGFAAAEGLALALARETSWANIRDRVMLAHFDAAHMLGPMPIASTLGIGHVAVPMIAPFSLGLGGNAITLSPAVYEAMEAAGAELGAGPAAMGRAFAAVVARGREAGRGPLTLAVVHPFSGHNYELRYWLASSGIDPDRDVRIIVLPPPFMVDAVLERQIDGFCVGEPWNSLAVEAGAGVIVATKSALWRQGPEKVLGFRADFAERSPETLAALLRALSKAAAWAGHAANHAELSLILAAPAYLGTSARIIARALSGSLVRKSGSPPSLVPDFLVFHDHAANFPWQSHALWFYSQMVRWGQVPYAPGLADTARRVYRPDLYRAALAGTGIDLPRASAKVEGALKTATPVASRNGAMILGPDGFFDGRLFDPDEIEAYIASF is encoded by the coding sequence TTGCAGGCGGATATCGAACGCATCGGCGCCCGGGACGCAAGCGAGGACGGGAGCACCCCTCTCACCCTCGGCTTCATTCCCCTCGTCGATGCCGCGCCCCTGATCGTGGCGAAGGAAAAGGGCTTCGCCGCGGCCGAAGGCCTGGCGCTGGCGCTGGCCCGCGAGACGTCCTGGGCCAATATCCGGGACCGGGTCATGCTCGCCCATTTCGATGCCGCCCACATGCTGGGCCCGATGCCGATCGCCTCGACGCTGGGCATCGGCCATGTCGCCGTGCCGATGATCGCCCCGTTCTCGCTCGGCCTCGGCGGCAATGCCATCACGCTGTCGCCCGCTGTCTACGAGGCGATGGAGGCGGCGGGCGCCGAACTGGGGGCCGGACCCGCCGCGATGGGGCGCGCCTTCGCGGCGGTCGTCGCCCGCGGGCGGGAGGCGGGCCGCGGGCCGCTGACCCTCGCCGTGGTGCATCCCTTCTCCGGCCATAATTACGAGCTGCGCTACTGGCTGGCTTCCTCCGGCATCGATCCGGACCGCGACGTGCGCATCATCGTGCTGCCGCCGCCCTTCATGGTCGACGCCGTGCTGGAGCGCCAGATCGACGGCTTCTGCGTCGGCGAGCCCTGGAATTCCCTGGCCGTCGAGGCGGGCGCCGGGGTCATCGTCGCGACCAAATCCGCCCTCTGGCGCCAGGGGCCGGAGAAGGTGCTGGGCTTTCGCGCCGATTTTGCCGAGCGTTCGCCCGAAACGCTCGCCGCCCTGCTGCGGGCGCTCTCGAAGGCGGCGGCATGGGCGGGCCACGCCGCCAACCACGCCGAGCTCAGCCTGATCCTCGCTGCGCCCGCCTATCTCGGCACGTCGGCGCGGATCATCGCCCGCGCCCTGAGCGGAAGCCTGGTCCGGAAATCCGGCTCGCCTCCCTCGCTCGTGCCGGACTTCCTGGTCTTCCACGACCACGCCGCCAATTTTCCCTGGCAGAGCCATGCTCTGTGGTTCTATTCGCAGATGGTGCGGTGGGGGCAGGTTCCCTATGCGCCCGGCCTCGCCGATACGGCCCGCCGGGTCTATCGGCCCGACCTCTACCGTGCGGCGCTCGCCGGCACCGGCATCGACCTGCCGCGCGCCAGCGCCAAGGTGGAGGGCGCCCTGAAGACGGCGACCCCGGTCGCCTCGCGCAACGGCGCCATGATCCTCGGGCCGGACGGCTTCTTCGACGGGCGGCTGTTCGACCCGGATGAGATCGAGGCCTATATCGCCTCCTTTTGA
- a CDS encoding ABC transporter permease codes for MSTNTPAAEAGRLDLSGLIARYGTVMAAVLIFAGFALASDRFLSVGNLSNVLIQISVLAVISSALTVAVASGEFDLSIGFVASLAVVLVAGLIAWSGQPVAVAILLSMLAGVAVGLVNGLLVTVLRIPSLIATLAMGPMVLGLNYAYTNGDSIYEPMPESFYYIAKGKLFGAVPVPVVIAAVVAIVFYVLLNRTRLGRNIIATGANIHAARLSGIHVNRARVVALVLSALGAAIGGVMLTARLGSGQSGAGDAYLMDSLTAVFLGMTAFKPGRATVQGTLVGVVIIGMLNNGLNLLGAPFWGQNEVRGLVMLAAVSLAVMTTEIRFFR; via the coding sequence ATGAGCACGAACACACCGGCCGCCGAGGCCGGCCGCCTCGATCTCAGCGGGCTGATCGCGCGGTACGGCACCGTGATGGCCGCGGTCCTGATCTTCGCCGGCTTCGCCTTGGCGAGCGACCGCTTCCTCTCCGTCGGCAATCTCAGCAATGTGCTGATCCAGATCTCCGTCCTGGCGGTGATCTCGTCCGCCCTGACGGTGGCGGTCGCCAGCGGCGAGTTCGACCTGTCGATCGGCTTCGTCGCCAGCCTCGCCGTCGTGCTGGTCGCCGGCCTGATCGCCTGGTCGGGGCAGCCGGTCGCGGTGGCGATCCTGCTCTCGATGCTGGCGGGCGTGGCGGTCGGCCTCGTCAACGGCCTGCTGGTCACCGTGCTGCGCATTCCCTCGCTGATCGCCACCCTGGCGATGGGGCCGATGGTGCTCGGCCTCAACTATGCCTACACCAACGGCGATTCGATCTACGAGCCGATGCCCGAGAGCTTCTACTACATCGCCAAGGGCAAGCTGTTCGGCGCCGTGCCGGTTCCCGTGGTCATCGCCGCCGTGGTGGCGATCGTCTTCTATGTGCTGCTCAACCGCACGCGGCTCGGGCGCAACATCATCGCGACCGGCGCCAACATCCATGCGGCGCGGCTGTCGGGCATCCACGTCAACCGGGCCCGCGTCGTGGCGCTCGTCCTCTCGGCGCTCGGAGCCGCCATCGGCGGCGTCATGCTGACGGCGCGCCTCGGCAGCGGCCAGTCCGGCGCCGGCGATGCCTATCTGATGGACAGCCTGACGGCGGTGTTCCTCGGCATGACCGCGTTCAAGCCCGGCCGCGCCACGGTGCAGGGCACGCTGGTCGGCGTCGTCATCATCGGCATGCTCAACAACGGGCTGAACCTGCTCGGCGCGCCCTTCTGGGGCCAGAACGAGGTGCGCGGCCTCGTCATGCTCGCCGCCGTCAGCCTCGCCGTCATGACCACCGAGATCCGGTTCTTCAGGTAA
- a CDS encoding thiamine pyrophosphate-dependent dehydrogenase E1 component subunit alpha: MSSNLPLFDLYRTMRRIRTFEEHVGELYVRGLSAGSMLHLSIGEEGAAAGVCAAMKPQDSFTTHHRGHGIFLARGAEPDRMMAEIGGKETGYCRGKGGSMHIADMALGHLGANAIVGGGIPHVVGAGLSYKRQKKDAVSVAFFGDGAMQQGILYESMNMAALWELPVLFVCINNQYGMGTRIDRATRSTAFDKRAEAFGLKAEMVDGEDVESVFQAAQGMMDAARAGQPGFMAVSCFRFYGHGRMDKSPYRSAEEEETGRKRDPVAHARAGLLARALATPEQLDALDAQIAREMSAAIDFTAASPAPPLTSMFRDVYGAGQPEPEPARSRIDRILARV, encoded by the coding sequence ATGTCGTCCAACCTGCCCCTTTTCGATCTCTACCGTACGATGCGTCGCATCCGCACCTTCGAGGAGCATGTGGGCGAACTCTATGTGCGGGGCCTTTCGGCCGGGTCGATGCTGCACCTGTCCATCGGCGAGGAGGGGGCCGCGGCCGGGGTCTGCGCGGCGATGAAGCCGCAGGACAGCTTCACCACCCATCACCGCGGCCACGGCATCTTCCTGGCCCGCGGCGCCGAGCCGGACCGCATGATGGCCGAGATCGGCGGCAAGGAGACGGGCTATTGCCGTGGCAAGGGCGGCTCGATGCACATCGCGGACATGGCGCTGGGGCATCTGGGCGCCAACGCCATCGTCGGCGGCGGCATTCCCCATGTCGTTGGCGCCGGCCTCAGCTACAAGCGGCAGAAGAAGGATGCCGTCTCCGTCGCCTTCTTCGGCGACGGCGCCATGCAGCAAGGCATCCTCTATGAGAGCATGAACATGGCGGCCCTGTGGGAGCTGCCGGTGCTGTTCGTCTGCATCAACAACCAATACGGCATGGGCACGCGCATCGACCGGGCGACCCGCTCGACCGCCTTCGACAAGCGCGCCGAAGCGTTCGGCCTGAAAGCGGAGATGGTGGACGGCGAGGACGTCGAGAGCGTGTTCCAGGCCGCCCAGGGCATGATGGATGCCGCGCGGGCCGGCCAGCCCGGCTTCATGGCGGTGTCCTGCTTCCGCTTCTACGGCCACGGGCGCATGGACAAGAGCCCCTATCGCAGCGCGGAGGAGGAGGAGACCGGGCGCAAGCGCGATCCGGTGGCGCATGCCCGCGCCGGCCTGCTCGCCCGGGCCCTGGCGACGCCGGAGCAGCTCGATGCGCTCGATGCGCAGATCGCCCGTGAGATGAGCGCCGCCATCGACTTCACCGCGGCCTCCCCGGCGCCGCCGCTGACCTCGATGTTCCGCGACGTCTATGGCGCCGGCCAGCCGGAGCCCGAGCCGGCGCGCAGCCGCATCGACCGCATCCTGGCGCGCGTCTGA
- a CDS encoding SDR family NAD(P)-dependent oxidoreductase produces MTKPSNGRVALVTGASRGIGRAIALGLAAEGFDVVVNDIERQSAQLEAVAGEIRALGRRAWTVFADVSSKSEVQAMVGKAIAEAGQVDAVVNNAGILISKSVDDLEEGEWDAVLDVNAKGTFLVVQALLPHMKARHYGRIVNIASIGGKHGAPNQAHYSASKAAVMGFTRVLAQEVGPFGITANCLCPGIIVTDMGRTNLADKANADRWIEKTALARLGQPEDVAGPACFFASDASAFVTGQTLNVCGGIVLS; encoded by the coding sequence ATGACCAAGCCGTCGAACGGACGCGTCGCCCTCGTGACCGGCGCCAGCCGCGGCATCGGCCGCGCCATCGCGCTCGGCCTCGCCGCCGAAGGCTTCGACGTCGTCGTCAACGACATCGAGCGCCAGTCGGCGCAGCTGGAGGCCGTCGCCGGCGAGATCCGGGCGCTGGGGCGCAGGGCCTGGACCGTCTTCGCCGACGTCAGCAGCAAGAGCGAGGTCCAGGCGATGGTCGGCAAAGCGATCGCCGAGGCCGGACAGGTCGATGCCGTCGTCAACAATGCCGGCATCCTCATCTCGAAATCGGTCGACGACCTCGAGGAAGGCGAATGGGATGCCGTCCTCGACGTCAACGCCAAGGGCACCTTCCTGGTCGTGCAGGCGCTGCTGCCGCATATGAAGGCGCGGCACTACGGCCGGATCGTCAACATCGCCTCGATCGGCGGCAAGCATGGCGCGCCCAACCAGGCCCATTACTCCGCCTCGAAGGCGGCAGTGATGGGCTTCACCCGCGTGCTCGCGCAGGAGGTCGGCCCGTTCGGGATCACGGCCAATTGCCTGTGCCCCGGCATCATCGTCACCGACATGGGGCGCACCAACCTCGCCGACAAGGCCAACGCAGACCGCTGGATCGAGAAGACGGCGCTCGCCCGCCTCGGCCAGCCCGAGGACGTCGCCGGCCCCGCCTGCTTCTTCGCCTCGGACGCCTCGGCCTTCGTGACCGGCCAGACCCTCAATGTCTGCGGCGGCATCGTGCTGAGCTGA
- a CDS encoding alpha-ketoacid dehydrogenase subunit beta produces MVEITYRDALRQALHDAMVADDSVVVIGEEVGLYGGAYGVTKDLIRQFGPERLIDTPISEPAIIGTAVGAAMTGLRPVAELMYVDFLGMTMDQVGNQAAKIRYMFGGQIGVPMVLRTQGGTGRSAGAQHSQSLEAWIMHTPGLRLAMPATAGDAYHLLRHSLTLPDPVVFIEHKSLYARKEEADLETPDAPWGKAVVRRRGEHVTIVTYSRMVHVALDAAKTLATRGIEAEVIDLRTLNPLDMATVIASVNRTGRAVALSEGVLTAGVSAELGARISEECFDYLEDPVLRIAGEDIPISVSQALEGSSIPTVDLVVESIEKMVR; encoded by the coding sequence ATGGTCGAGATCACATACCGCGACGCCCTGCGCCAGGCCCTGCACGACGCCATGGTCGCCGACGACAGCGTCGTCGTCATCGGCGAGGAGGTCGGCCTCTATGGCGGCGCCTATGGCGTCACCAAGGACCTCATCAGGCAGTTCGGACCGGAGCGGCTGATCGATACGCCGATCAGCGAGCCGGCGATCATCGGCACCGCCGTGGGCGCGGCGATGACCGGGCTGCGTCCGGTCGCCGAATTGATGTATGTCGACTTCCTCGGCATGACGATGGACCAGGTCGGCAACCAGGCGGCCAAGATCCGTTACATGTTCGGCGGCCAGATCGGCGTTCCCATGGTGCTGCGCACCCAGGGCGGCACCGGCCGCTCGGCCGGGGCTCAGCATTCCCAGAGCCTCGAAGCCTGGATCATGCACACGCCGGGCCTGCGCCTGGCCATGCCCGCCACCGCGGGCGACGCCTACCATCTCCTGCGCCACAGCCTGACGCTGCCCGACCCGGTGGTCTTCATCGAGCACAAATCGCTCTATGCCAGGAAGGAGGAGGCCGACCTCGAAACGCCCGACGCGCCCTGGGGCAAGGCCGTGGTGCGCCGCCGCGGCGAGCACGTCACCATCGTCACCTATTCGCGCATGGTGCATGTCGCCCTCGACGCGGCGAAGACGCTGGCGACGCGCGGCATCGAGGCCGAGGTGATCGACCTGCGCACCCTCAACCCGCTCGACATGGCGACGGTGATCGCCTCGGTCAACCGCACCGGCCGCGCCGTGGCGCTGAGCGAAGGCGTCCTCACCGCGGGCGTGTCCGCCGAACTCGGCGCCCGCATTTCCGAGGAATGCTTCGACTATCTGGAGGACCCCGTCCTGCGCATCGCCGGCGAGGACATCCCGATCTCGGTGTCGCAGGCGCTCGAAGGGTCCAGCATCCCGACGGTCGACCTCGTCGTCGAGAGCATCGAGAAGATGGTGCGCTGA
- a CDS encoding sugar ABC transporter ATP-binding protein — protein MHATVAPAEPRLSARGIGKSFHGHPALIDVDLDLRGGEMLAVVGANGAGKSTLIKIICGALRSDRGEIRIDGRPVTIQSVGDAHAAGIAVAHQQIAIIPCLTAAENIMLGREPLRAGFIRNGPLYAEARRIASRFGIDIALDRECGELGLGENKILDILKALVSEPAILILDEPTASLTLNESRKLFAFLRDLKAQGLAIIFISHHLNEIFEQCDHVVVLKDGRKVHDGPVAQTTPEEIVHRMVGRAIEDTDWSSSKVHGKVTLRLEDTTIAGLRVPELTVHAGEVVGIAGVLGGGQTEVLETLAGDGPRPVGGDILVNGEPGCPRTVPDAIARGVYLVADERLKKALFPGLSVEENLLTGSLAEKSRFGFMQAGGIAAAAQEATRRLAIKCRSRGQDILQLSGGNQQKVAFGRWLIRMDNGSRKARPLLLLDNPTEGVDVGSKAELYGLIRDLARGGASILIASAEFPEMLKLCDRIYCVADKSIGTCLDRADFSEERLLLEVN, from the coding sequence ATGCATGCGACAGTGGCCCCGGCGGAGCCGCGCCTCAGCGCGCGCGGGATAGGCAAGAGCTTCCACGGCCACCCGGCCCTCATCGACGTCGACCTCGATCTGAGGGGCGGGGAGATGCTGGCGGTGGTCGGTGCCAACGGCGCGGGCAAGTCGACGCTGATCAAGATCATCTGCGGCGCCCTGAGGAGCGACCGCGGCGAGATCCGCATCGACGGCCGGCCGGTGACGATCCAGTCCGTCGGCGACGCCCATGCGGCGGGCATCGCGGTGGCGCATCAGCAGATCGCCATCATTCCCTGCCTGACGGCGGCCGAGAACATCATGCTCGGGCGTGAGCCGCTGCGCGCCGGCTTCATCCGCAACGGCCCCCTCTATGCCGAGGCGCGGCGGATCGCGTCCCGTTTCGGCATCGATATCGCGCTCGACCGCGAATGCGGCGAGCTCGGCCTCGGCGAGAACAAGATCCTCGATATCCTCAAGGCGCTGGTCAGCGAGCCGGCCATCCTCATCCTCGACGAGCCCACCGCCTCGCTCACCCTCAACGAGAGCCGGAAGCTGTTCGCCTTCCTCCGGGACCTGAAGGCGCAGGGCCTCGCCATCATCTTCATCTCCCACCACCTCAACGAGATCTTCGAGCAATGCGACCATGTCGTCGTGCTCAAGGACGGGCGCAAGGTGCATGACGGGCCGGTGGCGCAGACCACGCCGGAAGAGATCGTGCACCGCATGGTCGGCCGCGCCATCGAGGATACCGACTGGTCGAGCTCCAAGGTGCACGGCAAGGTCACGCTCCGCCTTGAGGACACGACGATCGCCGGGCTCCGAGTTCCCGAGCTCACCGTCCATGCCGGCGAGGTCGTCGGCATCGCCGGCGTGCTCGGCGGCGGCCAGACCGAGGTGCTGGAGACGCTCGCCGGCGACGGCCCCCGGCCCGTCGGCGGCGACATCCTGGTCAATGGCGAGCCGGGCTGTCCCCGCACGGTGCCGGACGCCATCGCGCGCGGCGTCTATCTCGTCGCCGACGAAAGGCTGAAGAAGGCGCTGTTCCCCGGCCTGTCGGTCGAGGAGAACCTGCTCACCGGATCGCTGGCGGAAAAGAGCCGCTTCGGCTTCATGCAGGCCGGCGGCATCGCGGCGGCGGCGCAGGAGGCCACCCGCCGCCTCGCCATCAAATGCCGCAGCCGCGGGCAGGACATTCTCCAGCTGTCGGGCGGAAACCAGCAGAAGGTCGCCTTCGGCCGCTGGCTGATCCGCATGGACAATGGCAGCCGGAAGGCGAGGCCGCTCCTGCTCCTCGACAATCCCACCGAGGGGGTGGACGTCGGCAGCAAGGCCGAGCTCTACGGCCTGATCCGCGACCTCGCGCGGGGCGGTGCGAGCATCCTCATCGCCAGCGCCGAATTTCCCGAGATGCTGAAGCTGTGCGACCGCATCTACTGCGTCGCCGACAAATCGATCGGCACATGCCTCGACCGGGCCGATTTCTCCGAAGAACGCTTGCTGCTTGAGGTGAACTGA